TACACTTCGAAAGGGGAAATGTTTTTCGGAAAAGAAAAGAGGAAAATGTTATGCAAGACTGATAACACAATGTTCAAAAGTCATAATGCAACAATATCTGACACCTTGCAAACCCAAGtcatatatactactccctccgtcccataatataagacgttttttgacttaGTATAGTGTCaagaaacgtcttacattatggaacggagggagtacttgatagCAAGGTGGAAATGCGGAACAAAAGTGTATTCTCTCTTCAGGCTCATTCGACTCACAAGAATGGAGGTACTAGATTCCTTATGATGATTATGCCCATATTGACCTGATTTCTTCGTTTTCTTAGGAGGAATAAACTTCGAAAGGGGAAATGTTCTGCAACATTGATAGCACAACAATCAGAAGTCATAATGCAACGTTGTCTGACATCTCTTCCTGACCAAAACCATGTATCGTACCAAAGATGAAACGACAGTGTATTTTCTCATAATCTGTCGGCATAAGTGAATGTCTTGGCTTCAGACTAGAAGATGCAATGCTATTGAGCAGAATATGTGATACAACAGGGAATAAGGTGCTACGTTTTAGCTCGATTCCTACAAGAGCACCTGTTACAGTAGCAGTAGCACTCATCAGATCATGTGTTTCTGCACTATGGCCGACAAATAAAGTAAAACGTTCTGCAACTGAACCTCAAAATATATGTTACGGTAGCGCCGAGGCTCTAAGCAGCATTCTAATTTTGCCCAAGTACAACAAGAGACATCTTGGGAGCACCAAATCTCCGGCAAATCCCGCAGTGCTTTGTTTCGTTGATTACATCGGCCTCTGACAAGCCGAGAACAGCTGCCAGCTGATGAAAGCCATAACCAAGGAGGAGAAGAGCTCGAAGCCAACCACCTTGGGAGTCTGCCACTCCAATGATCTCCGCAAGTAACTGCAATATTGTTTTAGCATGTTTAGCAGCGTGAACAAAAATGGAAGAAATATAATTGAATGGCACAAGCCATCAAAGTGCAGCACATAATACATGAATCAAATGGAGATGAATGCAGAACGATGTTCCAACTGAAAACAGGTACAAAACATGTCACCCAACTAAATCCTTTTAGTGCATGTCCACCAAAATTTGCAACATAAGTATGTCTGGTTTGAAAGAATCTGCCCTGATAAACATGGCAGACAAGAGATATTACTTCCAAGACAATGTTACTCAAGTTCCAATGGCTTATGATGTTCAATGCAAATGCTATTGTCCAGCACACAATAGGGCTTTACTTCGGATTAACTGAACTTTCTGTGTGTCCTAAAATTTCAGTGGTCCGCAAGGAAAGACAAAGTTCCAAGACAACCAATACTGACTTGTAACTAAGGATATTCCATGGATAGGAGAGATGCACCAACTTTAGAGTTAACATGATGGGAATGTAGTGAATTTTGGACAAGAATAACAGTAGGTCAAAAGTGATATGGAATACAGCAGAAATGTTTGTGGATGGATATATTTTTCTCAGATCCGTATTGAGCAAGTGTAGGCGGTACTAGGTATTGCTACTTCATAACCAAGAATAATTTCTCaagaaaaaaggaaataagaaCATCAACATATGTTGAAGCATGATAATAATTCTTTTTGAGGATTACTGCAGCATTATAGAAACGGGATTACCTGGTGATAGATGGCATTGTTGCCAGAAGCAGAGCACATGCATAAATTATTGGAATTAAAGTCCTAGGTTTGTTCTTCCTCAGCCACATCAAGGATCCTAATGCAGCAAGGGAGAGGGTCATCACCTGCAGAAGTACAAAAGTAAGTCTTCTAAAATTAGGATAATCAAAAAAAGGAACCTGACATTATATTTTTCACACTATATAGTAGCATTACAAGATTGGCATTTGCTTCAAGTCCTTGGAATATGTACTCCCAAGTAAATTCAAGCCCTCGTGCCCCAATCCAGAGAGGTGCAAGCCTGTGCAGAACTGAATCAGCAAAAGCCCAGCCTGAAACCCCAAAAATGTCCAATAGATCAATGATAGTCAAGATAAGGTTAAATTGCAGCTGGAAATAGGTCGAAGAATTGCATTGCTTCCAAATTTATCTGGAGTAACAAACTTAAGGAGGTCCAATTCAATTTAAATAATAAAGTGAAGCAAGAGCATTCAATTTCCTGAGAACGCTATCTGTAGCCAAAATAAGCATGTCTCTATTCTTTCAATTGTGTGAATGACAAAAGCATGAGCATGAAAACAAACTTCAATGCAGCTAAAAGGGCAAGCAGCAATTCATACAAAGATCAACATCAGAAATGCATCTGTTTATAAAAAGGTTGACCAGCACAGTATGGAAGGAAAAGTAGAAATTTAAACGTGTGGTAAGGCAGGTGAGCATACAGAATGGAGATGGGAAATAAGATTAAAACAAACATATGAAATGTTATCATTTGACAAGACACACTTCAGCTAAATTAAGTCAGAAAATGAACAAGCACAACTACGAACTCACCAAGACCAACAGCCTGGAACTTATGGTTCTGGGAGATGTTTCTGTGGGTCAACTGTGTCAAAGCAAAATAAAGGCCAGCAACATCTATAAACCCAATTAGAATTTTCATTAATTCCTGCAGGGTTGAAAATAATCGGAAGATTAGATACACTGGCAAACAGGGTAAATCCAGGCATGTTTTGTTAACGTGCATAAATGTACCTGGTAGGGATCAAAGCTATCATTCGCATCAGGTACTTTGAGGAACGTTGCTAAACAAACAAGCTGCCATTATAAAATAGCAATGGTTAGCAATCCCACAAGTCTCTTCCATGCAACTGGTGATAAGTAAGCATAGAAAACTATACTGATGTAGTATGCCAAAAACTAAAACATAAACAAAGGCAATGTAAATCGTCATGTGGTaacaataaaaagaaaggaataaCAAACAGGCTAAGGTGACAATATCAGGATGACAAGCTTCAACTTGTACTGTGATTTTTGGACAAACAGAACTGCATAACAGGGAAGATAACAAGTACAAACCATGCAAAATTAAGATGCCATTTACAACCTTCTAATTTGTACAGAACTGCATAACAGGGAAGATAACAAGTACAAACCATTACAGGGAAGATATCAGGATGACATGCAAAATTAAGACTCACGGGAATTTCAACGACAAAAAAAAAATCAACCTGCTGAGTGGCATACAACCCCTGGAGAACCAATTTGCTCTCAAAACTGGTACATGGATGTAAaagtaaaaaacactagttgagtGGTAATTCCAAAGAACCTGCTAATTGTATAAGTCAAGTAGTTGGCAAGAGCACATTGATCGAACAACTAAAAAGTTTCTCATGCAATGGCAGATCAATGAATGGTGGATTGTTTGGGCATGTCAATCATGGTGCTAAGAATCCACGACTAGTTACTCACCTTTACAAGTGCTGCTCCAAGATAAACAACAGCTGCTTTTACACTGGTGCCAATCGTGTCATACTCTGACCTGCAAAAGGTAGTATTGGAAACTTATTGCTGCTTCTACACCAGTGTTTAATGCAGCAGATCAATACCTCATTTATGGTTCTTATTTCGACGAATCACACACGATAGTATGTGAAAGTTATTACTGGACTACACCCCTTAATTGTTGGTACTTATCTTTTAACAATCACACACTATAGTGTGCAACTCTTATTACTGGAGTATATAACCCGCTCATCAACCACCACAAGGGGCATATGGAAGTAGGTTGGCAGCATGCTTCCCATATACAGAAGCCTCATCGCCGTCATGGTATGCATCAAGAACCTGATGCATGTTCAGTAACATCTGGCAGCTGGCACCATAGTATCACTGTGGCAGCATGCCCTGGGGCACTATCTCTATTCGTAGCAGCATTGCGTATTGCTCTCACTAGGAAAGGGGGACATAACCCCTACTATAGAGCAGGAATGGAAGGGAATGAGCTCGGCTGCTTCTCCCCCACACTTCTTTATTTCTCCGTGCCCCTATTTAGTTAGTACTTTCGAGTTAAGAGCGAGAAAACGAACTATTTCATTTAATAAAAAAAGTGCAACGGCTGTAGGGTGAAAAGGCCATGAGGATGGCTACCTACATCACCTTTCATATGGAACAGGCATGCTTTAGTGATGGGGCTAGCCGCTTTCACAAGAAATCAAACCAAACAAAGACACTTAGCATAGGAGTAGATTAGGGCATCTAGTGCTCTGTTCATCGTCTGAGGACTATAAGGTGCCAAGGGAAATAGCTCCATCCCATTGGATATCCCTAGCCTTGGTGGATCAGTGCAGTGAGAAAAAACTCTTCCATTGTTTCCATATGGTCATGGCTGTGGAGCCACCTGTGCTGAATGCCTACATCATATACTGCCTACACAGATCTATGGCACCCACCTGTCATAATTGGTGGGAAGTACTGTAGATTGGTAGTTGCCATACAAGCACAGGCAAAAAGAGCAATGAGCGCAAAGAGGGAAACATCTTGATGGTGTATGCTGCCATTGATGATACTTCAGATGCTTAACAAAAAGCAAGATGGTGTAGATAATATGAGTGCGAGTGACGGGCTGATGATTGATCATGGACCTATTTAAGTATTTATAAAATATGAGAACTAGCACTTGTGCAGGCCAAGCTAGGTCTTGCCGTTTAAAAAACCACCTGCTGGAGTCCGGATAAGTTAGAGATCATATAGTGTAAGGTTTATTTAGAAATTTGCTAAGTGATTCTTGGACGATGGGGAGGTGGCAAGATGAGTGTAGTAGATATAAATGTCAAAGGTTGTTTCTGTTGATGCTTTTCCAATAGATGTGTACCGAAGGACGTTGTTCAGATATGAAGGTCATACCACAATGGTTTACTGTTTATTGTTTGTAGTGTTCTGATTGGTTGTGGTCAGAAACTTTGTTGAACTGAATTTGCCCAGGACTTGTAGAATGTCTGACATAACTCACAACTCACACGTGTAACTCATTCCAGGGACTGGCTAATTGCCATGTATGTTACAAAGTAAAAGtgaaaaaataaaggaaataatCATATTTTTCGTTTCAAATCGAATCTGATTAGCTTAGTATTATTTGAGCGTTACACCAATTACAAATAACAGTGTCTACTTGAATACAGTTACTACCTTCCTAGAATTattatcaaatactccctccgtaaactaatataagagcgtttagatcactaaaatagtgatctaaacactcctatattagtttacagagggagtacttcaaaTGTCTTCACCGCAGCTAGAATGTTTTACAGCTTCATATCACTATCAGACAATTGCATAGTAACTCTTTACTCAGCACATGGATAGAATCATAGAATTATCATGCATTCTCTTGTTTAACTAACATCAAGTTCTTGACGAGGTTCAAGTTCATTACTCACAGCACTTCATATTGTTAGCGTGCAACTCATGCAGGCACTTCTTCTACTATATTATGTTCCCTTCCAGCTTACAAAATGAGCTACGATGCTCTGAACTTGCTTGACACTAGAGGAGACATAAACCACACTGATTATGACTAAGCCAATCAGATTCAATTCGACCAGCACAACTCACCCGACAAAGCTCGAATCCAAGCGAACATTTCAGTATAAACTCGTCTACACCACGCACTAAACCAATACCTTCCTAACCCAGACTCAACTGAGCAAAATTCACTGAAACTACATTGATCAAAACCCCATCCGACCAGCCAAAATCGCACGCGGAACTAACAGTGTGCGGCATTCCTACTCCGCCGTGCCCGGATCACGTAACCAAGCAAAGACCAGACCGCTTGACGGGCACAGATCTAACACGTTTGGGATACGGATCTCGCGggcagagagggagggagggagaggtagAGGTAGTTTGCTTACAGGGGGGTGGCGGAGTAGTAGACGACGTGGGGGCCGAAGGTGAGGACCGCGCAGTTGAGGAAGTGGAACACCGTCATCTCGTCggcgtcgtcgtctccggcgcctGGGCAACGGCGAGGTCGAATCGCCTGATGCTGCGCGATGATTCCGAGATGCAGGTGTGTAATGGGCTCGAGACAGATCCGGTCGAGCTCTAAGTAACAAACACGCTCGGCGCACGTGGATTGGTTCGTGGGCTTCGGTCCAGTCGACAGGCAGATGGGCCTAAATGAGGTGCACCCAAAATCCTGAAGAGAACCACTCGAGAAATGCTAAAAtgatctcaaaagaaaaaaaactcgAGAAATGCTAAAAtgatctcaaaagaaaaaaaactcgagaaatgctaaaaaaataaaaaaaaatactaaattTATTTTTTACAGTAAATGCTAAATGTTATGCTAAAACAAAGAAATGCCAACTACCCTAAGAAAATGCTAATGTTCTAAAACAACTGAAGAGATACTAAAGAGACGACACACTTTCCAAAGTACACGAAACTTGCATGTTGCTCGCCCGCTTATGCTAGGTGAGAGATGTAGTTGTTTTCCTTCAAAGACACCCAATGGACAAGAAAGTATCCCGTGGAAACCAGTAACTCAACGGAAACATAGAAACCCAAACATGAGTCTTTTTTTAACCTTAAATAACCTCTTTATTTGTTAGAAAATAATGTTACATCATTCACCATAAGAGGTACAATAGAGGAGGGAGGATCATCAAGCCAGACCCTACAAACTTGGAACTTTCCCAACTGGGCCAGTTCATGAGATACAGAATTTGTTTCCCTAATGGCATGCTCGTATTTAACCCTAACAAATTCATGCTCCATGGAAAAACAATCATGGAAGATCGTTGCAGCAATACCTGTAGGTGGCCTCTCATTCTTCATAACTTCTATTAATTCTAGATTGTCTGAGCTCACAACAACTCTATTACAACCTATTGATTCCGCTAAGAGCAATCCATTCTTGAGGACCAAAGCTTCGGCAGAAAGAACATATTGAACAAGATCCAACTTTACATTACTCGCAGCGATAAACTTTCCTTTTTTATCTCGAATGACAGCGCTAGTAGTTCCCCTCAAATAATCTGGATCAAATGAAGCATCCACATTTATCTTAACTCAATCACCTGTTGGTGGAGTCCAAATCTCCTTTCTCACTTTTGCATTAGGAACCACAGCTGACCTAAAATTTGAACACAACACTCGGATTGCCATTGCGGATTTTCCAGGGGACTGCACCTGAAAGCTTGAACACAACACTCCAAATCTCAAGATTTGAGGACATCTTGTTGGTCAAAGCTTGGTTGGCCACAACGATGGATCCAATATGCGGCACCGAGCAAAAGGGGGACACCTATTGGACGAAGATTTGGAAGGAGTATCATGAGCAAAAGGAGTATGTGGAACCGCATCCTATTGTAACCACTCGCATTGTGGCATCTCTCCAACATCGTTGGGGGATCATTCAAGGGGAAGTGAACAAGTACGTCGACTACTACTCACAAGTGACCAAACGCCCTCAAAGTGGGATGGGAGTCGCAACCCACGTAAGCTCGATTGCCTCATCTTGTCGTCCATTGCATATGCTTCTTGTGTTTGCATTCTCGTGCTCATACATATGTTGTTTGCTAGACGGCGGTGGCGGCTACTATGTATCACGAGTTGGAGAAGAAGCCATTTGCTTTTAGCCATTGTTGGGTCATATTAAATGGCAAGCCGAAGTGGAACCAAGTTGAGGCCGACCTCAAGTCCAACAAGAAGAGGAATGATGGCTCAAGCTCCAACCAATCGGGTTGGGCGATGAAGAGGACGATGTTGTCATGGAGAATGGAAAAGCCACCGTGCCAAAGGACAACCGCCAAGTCAtgggaaacaagtgggagaaggcGCGTGCCGCCCGTGGTGCCGCGGCTACCAAAATTTCATCAACATGGACGGGCATTTTTCGGTGAGGGAgagcaagaaggaggagaggtacaagctcatgttggATGCGCAAAAACAAAGGATGGAGTGGGACCAAAAGAGGGCGGAGAAGAAGTTGAa
This window of the Triticum aestivum cultivar Chinese Spring chromosome 5D, IWGSC CS RefSeq v2.1, whole genome shotgun sequence genome carries:
- the LOC123122945 gene encoding transmembrane protein 147, with the translated sequence MTVFHFLNCAVLTFGPHVVYYSATPLSEYDTIGTSVKAAVVYLGAALVKLVCLATFLKVPDANDSFDPYQELMKILIGFIDVAGLYFALTQLTHRNISQNHKFQAVGLGWAFADSVLHRLAPLWIGARGLEFTWEYIFQGLEANANLVMTLSLAALGSLMWLRKNKPRTLIPIIYACALLLATMPSITSYLRRSLEWQTPKVVGFELFSSLVMAFISWQLFSACQRPM